Proteins from one Mixophyes fleayi isolate aMixFle1 chromosome 9, aMixFle1.hap1, whole genome shotgun sequence genomic window:
- the LOC142101499 gene encoding olfactory receptor 8D1-like — protein MQRNQTDVQYFIIKGISDNPKLQFPIFLLVLLIYLITVCGNITILLACRDPRLHTPMYFFLANLSIVDICYSTVSLHKILTNFITGDTTVPFFACMTQMYMFGSLQGLELMILTAMSYDRYVAICRPLRYHMVMNIRTCAIMASSCWVLGFLQVLPHVGMVYNFSCYFSIEINHFFCDIVPVINISCNDTSLVEMVFFIQALFPIILTPFVLTFVPYIFIIVAILKIRSGTGRRKAFYTCSSHLTVVILLYTTLFSQYLTPNLSSTLESKKCFALFNTAAVPMLNPIIYSLKNKDVKKALIRSVGIIKLS, from the coding sequence ATGCAAAGAAACCAGACAGATGTCCAATATTTCATAATAAAAGGGATATCAGATAACCCCAAACTGCAGTTTCCCATATTCCTTCTGGTTCTTCTTATCTATCTCATCACCGTATGTGGTAACATCACCATTCTTCTTGCATGTCGGGATCCTCGACTCCACACTCCCATGTACTTCTTCCTGGCCAACTTGTCCATAGTCGACATCTGTTATTCTACAGTCTCTTTGCATAAGATTCTTACAAATTTCATTACTGGTGATACAACTGTTCCATTTTTTGCTTGCATGACACAGATGTACATGTTTGGATCCCTACAGGGTCTTGAGCTAATGATATTAACAGCCATGAGTTATGATCGCTATGTGGCCATCTGTAGACCTTTGCGCTATCACATGGTTATGAATATTAGAACATGTGCTATAATGGCTTCTTCCTGCTGGGTGCTGGGATTTCTGCAAGTCCTTCCACATGTTGGTATGGTATATAACTTTTCTTGCTATTTCTCCATTGAGATCAACCACTTCTTTTGTGATATTGTCCCTGTAATAAACATTTCCTGCAACGATACCTCTTTGGTGGAAATGGTGTTCTTCATACAGGCATTGTTTCCTATAATTCTTACTCCATTTGTTCTCACTTTTGTCCCTTACATATTTATAATAGTCGCCATACTGAAGATCCGTTCTGGTACTGGCAGGCGTAAAGCCTTCTACACATGTTCCTCACACCTCACAGTCGTCATATTGCTGTATACAACACTCTTCAGTCAGTATCTGACACCAAACCTAAGCAGCACCTTAGAGtccaaaaaatgttttgctctATTTAACACAGCTGCTGTCCCCATGCTCAATCCAATAATCTACagcttaaaaaataaagatgtgaAAAAAGCTCTGATAAGGAGCGTAGGAATTATTAAATTAAGTTGA
- the LOC142101501 gene encoding olfactory receptor 5B12-like has protein sequence MQRNQTDVKYFIIKGISDDPNLQFPIFLLVLLIYLITLCGNFTILLACRDHHLHTPMYFFLGNLSIVDISCSTVSLHKILTNFITGDTTVSFFACMTQMYMFGSLQGLELLILTAMSYDRYVAICRPLRYHMVMNIRTCAIMASSCWVLGFLQVLPPVGMVYNLSCYFSIEINHFFCDIVPVIKISCNDTSLVEKVFFIEALFPIILTPFVLTFVPYIFIIVAILKIRSGTGRRKAFYTCSSHLTVVILLYTTLFSQYLTPNLSSTLESKKLFALFNTAAVPMLNPIIYSLKNKDVKKALKRTIGIIK, from the coding sequence ATGCAAAGGAACCAGACAGATGTAAAATATTTCATAATAAAAGGGATATCAGATGACCCCAATCTGCAGTTTCCCATCTTCCTTCTGGTTCTTCTTATCTATCTCATCACCCTATGTGGTAACTTCACCATTCTTCTTGCTTGTCGggaccatcatctccacactcccATGTACTTCTTCCTGGGCAACTTGTCCATAGTCGACATCTCTTGTTCTACAGTCTCTTTGCATAAGATTCTTACAAATTTCATTACTGGTGATACAACTGTTTCATTTTTTGCTTGTATGACACAGATGTACATGTTTGGATCCCTACAGGGTCTTGAGCTATTGATACTGACAGCCATGAGTTATGATCGATATGTGGCCATCTGTAGACCTTTGCGCTATCACATGGTTATGAATATTAGAACATGTGCTATAATGGCTTCTTCCTGTTGGGTGCTGGGATTTCTGCAAGTCCTTCCACCTGTTGGTATGGTATATAACTTGTCTTGCTATTTCTCCATTGAAATCAACCACTTCTTTTGTGATATTGTCCCTGTAATAAAAATTTCCTGCAACGATACCTCTTTGGTGGAAAAGGTGTTCTTCATAGAGGCATTGTTTCCTATAATTCTTACTCCGTTTGTTCTCACTTTTGTCCcttacatttttataatagttgcCATACTGAAGATCCGTTCAGGTACTGGCAGGCGTAAAGCCTTCTACACATGTTCCTCACACCTCACAGTCGTCATATTGCTGTATACAACACTCTTCAGTCAGTATCTGACACCAAACCTAAGCAGCACCTTAGAGTCTAAAAAACTTTTTGCTCTATTTAACACAGCTGCTGTCCCCATGCTCAATCCAATAATCTACagcttaaaaaataaagatgtgaAAAAAGCTTTGAAAAGGACCATAggaattattaaatga